The following are encoded together in the Cervus elaphus chromosome 30, mCerEla1.1, whole genome shotgun sequence genome:
- the GPR18 gene encoding N-arachidonyl glycine receptor, with the protein MTTPQSQTQPALPIDPHPDEYKIAALVFYSCIFIIGLFVNVTALWVFSCTTKKRTTVTIYMMNVALLDLIFIMSLPFRMFYYAKGEWPFGEYFCQILGALTVFYPSIALWLLAFISADRYMAIVQPKYAKELKNTCKAVMACVGVWIMTLTTTIPLLLLYEDPDTASSTPATCLKISDIIYLKAINALNFTRLVFFFLIPLFIMIGCYLVIIHSLLHGKTSKLKPKVKEKSIRIIITLMVQVLVCFMPFHICFAFLMLGGDENSYNPWGAFTTFLMNLSTCLDVILYYIVSKQFQARVISVMLYRNYLRSVRRKSFRSGSLRSLSNVNSEML; encoded by the coding sequence ATGACCACTCCTCAGAGTCAAACGCAACCTGCCCTTCCTATTGACCCACATCCAGATGAATACAAGATCGCAGCCCTCGTCTTCTACAGCTGCATCTTCATCATTGGATTGTTTGTGAATGTCACTGCCTTATGGGTTTTCAGTTGCACCACCAAGAAGAGAACCACTGTGACCATCTATATGATGAACGTGGCACTACTGGACTTGATATTTATAATGAGCCTACCCTTTCGGATGTTTTATTATGCAAAAGGTGAATGGCCTTTTGGAGAGTACTTTTGCCAGATTCTTGGGGCTCTCACAGTGTTTTACCCAAGTATTGCTCTGTGGCTTCTTGCTTTTATTAGTGCCGACAGATACATGGCCATCGTACAGCCAAAATATGCCAAGGAACTTAAAAACACATGCAAGGCCGTGATGGCGTGTGTGGGAGTCTGGATAATGACCCTGACCACCACCATCCCACTCCTGCTGCTCTATGAAGACCCAGACACAGCCTCCTCCACCCCCGCCACCTGCCTCAAGATTTCTGACATCATTTACTTAAAAGCTATTAACGCGCTGAACTTCACTCGactggtattttttttcctgattcctCTGTTCATCATGATTGGGTGCTACTTGGTCATTATCCATAGTCTCCTTCATGGTAAGACCTCTAAGCTGAAGCCAAAGGTCAAAGAGAAGTCGATCCGGATCATCATCACGCTGATGGTGCAGGTGCTGGTCTGCTTCATGCCCTTCCACATCTGCTTTgctttcctgatgctgggaggggatGAGAACAGCTACAACCCCTGGGGAGCCTTCACCACCTTCCTCATGAACCTCAGCACTTGTCTGGACGTGATTCTCTACTACATCGTTTCGAAACAATTTCAGGCTCGAGTCATTAGCGTCATGCTCTACCGTAATTACCTTCGGAGCGTACGCAGAAAGAGCTTCCGCTCAGGTAGCTTACGGTCACTAAGCAACGTAAACAGTGAAATGTTATGA